A stretch of DNA from Mesorhizobium onobrychidis:
AGTCTTTAGTTTTGAGCATGTCGTTGTCCCAAAACCGGGACCACTTTTGGGCGACATGCATCAATTCATGCTTCGCGGAACCGATATCCGACTCCGTAAAGGGTTTCGATCATCTCGAAGTCATCATCGACGGCCTTGAACTTCTTGCGAAGCCGCTTGATGTGACTGTCGATGGTGCGGTCATCGACATAGACCTGCTCATCATAGGCCGAATCCATCAGCGCATCACGGCTTTTTACCACACCGGGACGTTGGGCCAGAGAATGCAGGATCAGGAATTCGGTGACCGTAAGCGTCACCGGCTCGCCCTTCCAGGTGCAGGTGTGGCGCTCCTGGTCCATGACAAGCTGGCCGCGCTCAAGCGATCGGGCCTGCTGGTTGGGCGTCTTGGCCGACGCCTCGCGGGCGCTGGCACGGCGCAGCACGGCGCGAACCCGCTCGACCAGAAGACGCTGCGAGAAGGGTTTGCGGATAAAGTCGTCGGCGCCCATCTTGAGGCCGAAAAGCTCATCGATCTCGTCGTCCTTGGACGTCAGGAAGATCACCGGCAGGTCGGATTTCTGGCGCATCCGGCGCAGAAGCTCCATGCCGTCCATGCGCGGCATCTTGATGTCGAGGATGGCGAGATTCGGCGGGCGCGCCGCCAGACCTTCCAGCGCCGACGCCCCATCCGTATAGGTTTCGACGCGATACCCCTCCGATTCGAGGGCGATCGACACCGAAGTCAGAATGTTGCGGTCGTCGTCGACAAGCGCGATTGTTGCCATTTCAAGTGGCTCCCTCATGAGCTGTCCCTTCTTTGGTCGAGAAGGGGCTTTTGCAGGACAAATTAGGTACAAAATGTGGCACAGGCTTCGTCCGCTGTCACGAGCGGCATGCCGGCGGCCACAATCTCACCTCAACATGGATTGGACCGATAAAGACCGCCAATCCTTTGGGCAACCGCCTGATTTTTCGCACATATAAACGATTTAAACAACTTTCAAAATATTTAAATCGATTAATTATTTGATATCATTTGGCTTTTCTGGTTCTGACCGTTACAGTCTCCGTCGTGGGGGCTCCGGAAGTTCGCCGGCCAGGATGCTGCAATCGAAGAAGGAACCCTCATGTCGGAAGCCGGCAAACGCAATCCCGCATGGGCGATCGACCGGATCGGCCTGAAAACCACCGGCGCGGTGCGCTATAATTTCGGCGAGGCCGTCCTTTACGAGGAAGCGATCCGCCGCGGCGAGGCCCGGCTTACCGC
This window harbors:
- a CDS encoding response regulator transcription factor; this encodes MATIALVDDDRNILTSVSIALESEGYRVETYTDGASALEGLAARPPNLAILDIKMPRMDGMELLRRMRQKSDLPVIFLTSKDDEIDELFGLKMGADDFIRKPFSQRLLVERVRAVLRRASAREASAKTPNQQARSLERGQLVMDQERHTCTWKGEPVTLTVTEFLILHSLAQRPGVVKSRDALMDSAYDEQVYVDDRTIDSHIKRLRKKFKAVDDDFEMIETLYGVGYRFREA